The following proteins are encoded in a genomic region of Brachypodium distachyon strain Bd21 chromosome 1, Brachypodium_distachyon_v3.0, whole genome shotgun sequence:
- the LOC100830237 gene encoding type III polyketide synthase B, protein MVSTGVETAAKKQAACMAPNPGKATIVALGHAFPQQLVMQDYVVEGFMRNTNCNDPELKEKLTRLCKTTTVKTRYVVMSDEILGRYPELAQEGLPTMKQRLDISNKAVTQMATEASLSCIRSWGGALSSITHLVYVSSSEARFPGGDLHLARALGLSPDVRRVMLAFTGCSGGVAGLRVAKALAESCPGARVLLATSETTVAGFRPPSPDRPYDLVGVALFGDGAGAAIVCTDPTPLERPLFELHSALQRFLPGTEKTIDGRLTEEGIKFQLGRELPHIIEAHVEDFCQKLIKERDQGGDGHTHAQLTYDDMFWAVHPGGPAILTKMEGRLGLDGAKLTASRSALRDFGNASSNTIVYVLENMVEESRRRRELQQAAGAEGGQECEWGLILAFGPGITFEGILARNLQAT, encoded by the exons ATGGTGAGCACGGGTGTAGAAACGGCGGCGAAGAAGCAAGCGGCGTGCATGGCTCCCAACCCAGGCAAGGCCACCATCGTGGCCTTGGGCCACGCTTTCCCGCAGCAGCTGGTGATGCAAGACTACGTGGTGGAGGGCTTCATGAGGAACACCAACTGCAACGACCCCGAGCTCAAGGAGAAGCTCACTAGACTGT GCAAGACAACTACGGTGAAGACGAGGTACGTGGTGATGTCGGACGAGATCCTTGGTCGGTACCCGGAGCTGGCCCAGGAGGGCCTGCCGACGATGAAGCAGCGCCTGGACATCTCCAACAAGGCCGTGACGCAGATGGCGACGGAGGCGTCGCTGTCCTGCATCCGGTCGTGGGGCGGGGCGCTGTCGTCGATCACGCACCTCGTCTACGTGTCCTCCAGCGAGGCGCGGTTCCCTGGCGGGGACCTGCACCTGGCGCGCGCCCTGGGGCTGAGCCCGGACGTCCGCCGCGTCATGCTGGCGTTCACGGGCTGCTCGGGCGGCGTCGCGGGGCTCCGTGTGGCCAAGGCACTCGCCGAGAGCTGCCCCGGCGCGCGCGTGCTCCTGGCCACCTCCGAGACCACCGTGGCCGGGTTCCGCCCGCCCAGCCCCGACCGGCCCTACGACCTCGTCGGGGTCGCGCTcttcggggacggcgcgggaGCCGCCATCGTCTGCACGGACCCGACTCCTTTGGAGCGTCCGCTCTTTGAGCTTCACTCCGCGCTGCAGCGGTTCCTCCCGGGCACCGAGAAGACGATCGACGGGCGGCTGACGGAAGAAGGGATCAAGTTCCAGCTGGGCCGCGAGCTCCCCCACATCATCGAGGCACACGTGGAGGATTTCTGCCAGAAGCTCATCAAGGAGCGAGATCAGGGTGGTGACGGCCACACGCACGCGCAGCTGACGTACGATGACATGTTCTGGGCGGTGCATCCCGGGGGACCGGCAATCCTGACCAAGATGGAGGGGCGGCTGGGGCTTGATGGCGCCAAGCTCACCGCTAGCCGGAGCGCGCTCCGGGACTTTGGGAACGCCAGCAGCAACACCATCGTCTACGTGCTGGAGAACATGGTGGAGGAgagcaggcggaggagggagctccagcaggcggcgggagcggAAGGGGGTCAGGAGTGCGAGTGGGGCCTCATACTGGCGTTCGGGCCGGGCATCACGTTCGAGGGGATCTTAGCCAGGAACCTGCAGGCTACCTAG
- the LOC112269811 gene encoding probable inorganic phosphate transporter 1-3: MAWEQQLQVLHALDVARTQTYHAWAVVIAGMGFFADAYDLFCITLVTKLLGRIYYHVPGRADPGRLPPRVEAAINGVTFCGMIVGQLLFGWLGDKVGRKKFYGKTIMLMIMGSFLSGLSFGNTADGVMATLCFFRFWLGVGIGGDYPLSATIMSEYANKTTRGSLIAAVFAMEGLGVLAGCIVTLVVSATFQARFNPPAYEEDPGASTPPQADYVWRIILMVGAIPAVFTYRWRVMMPETARYTALVARDAEKAARDMSKVLRVDLSGEPDKVESIVRDRGDYSVFSGRFARRHGLHLLGAVASWFVLDVVFYSQNILQEEIFSEVRWVPEAHTMSSLEEAYRISRAQAIIALCGTLPGYWFTVAFIDVVGRKAIQFLGFGMMTVLMLVVAAFYHILIQPGHRIWLVVMYTFTFFFANFGPNSTTFILPAEIFPAHVRSTCHGIAAAAGKVGAIVGSFGFMYAAQRADGSQETPSGYPSGIGVRASLFVLAACNVLGILFTCLLPEPMGRSLEEVSGEGSQTINREDADLTDSKVLPL, from the coding sequence ATGGCGtgggagcagcagctgcaggtgCTGCACGCGCTGGACGTGGCTCGGACGCAGACGTACCACGCGTGGGCGGTGGTGATCGCAGGCATGGGCTTCTTCGCCGACGCCTACGACCTGTTCTGCATCACCCTGGTGACCAAGCTCCTGGGACGCATCTACTACCACGTCCCTGGCCGGGCGGACCCCGGGAGGCTCCCGCCGCGTGTGGAGGCGGCCATCAACGGCGTCACCTTCTGCGGCATGATCGTGGGCCAGCTCTTGTTCGGTTGGCTCGGCGATAAGGTCGGCCGCAAGAAGTTCTACGGCAAGACCATCATGCTCATGATCATGGGATCCTTCCTCTCAGGCCTGTCGTTCGGGAACACGGCCGACGGCGTCATGGCCACGCTCTGCTTCTTCCGGTTCTGGCTCGGcgtcggcatcggcggcgACTACCCGCTGTCGGCGACCATCATGTCCGAGTACGCCAACAAGACGACCCGCGGGAGCCTCATCGCGGCCGTGTTCGCCATGGAAGGGCTGGGCGTCCTCGCGGGCTGCATCGTCACCTTGGTCGTGTCGGCCACGTTCCAGGCGCGCTTCAACCCGCCGGCGTATGAGGAGGACCCCGGCGCGTCCACCCCGCCGCAGGCCGACTACGTGTGGCGCATCATCCTCATGGTCGGCGCCATCCCGGCCGTCTTCACCTACCGCTGGCGGGTCATGATGCCGGAGACGGCGCGCTACACGGCGCTCGTGGCCCGCGACGCCGAGAAAGCCGCGCGCGACATGTCCAAGGTGCTCAGGGTGGATCTCAGCGGCGAGCCGGACAAGGTCGAGAGCATCGTCAGGGACAGGGGCGACTACAGCGTCTTCTCCGGCCGCTtcgcccgccgccacggctTGCACCTCCTTGGCGCCGTCGCGTCGTGGTTCGTGCTGGACGTGGTCTTCTACTCCCAGAACATCCTCCAGGAGGAGATCTTCAGCGAAGTCAGGTGGGTGCCCGAAGCGCACACCATGAGCTCCCTCGAGGAAGCGTACCGCATCAGCCGTGCGCAGGCGATCATCGCCCTCTGCGGCACGCTTCCAGGCTACTGGTTCACCGTCGCCTTCATCGACGTCGTCGGCAGGAAGGCCATCCAGTTCCTCGGATTCGGCATGATGACGGTGCTCAtgctcgtcgtcgccgcaTTCTACCACATCCTCATCCAGCCTGGCCACCGGATATGGCTCGTCGTCATGTAcaccttcaccttcttcttcgcAAACTTCGGGCCCAACAGCACCACCTTCATCCTGCCGGCCGAGATTTTCCCGGCACACGTCCGCTCCACGTGCCACGGGAtagcggctgctgcggggaAGGTTGGCGCCATCGTCGGCTCCTTCGGCTTCATGTACGCCGCACAGAGGGCGGACGGCAGCCAGGAGACACCCAGTGGGTACCCGTCGGGCATCGGCGTGCGTGCCTCCCTCTTCGTGCTCGCCGCCTGCAATGTGCTGGGGATACTTTTCACCTGTCTCCTGCCTGAGCCCATGGGGAGGTCGCTGGAGGAGGTGTCCGGCGAGGGCAGCCAGACCATCAACCGAGAGGACGCAGATTTGACTGACTCCAAGGTTCTCCCATTGTAG
- the LOC100830854 gene encoding nuclear pore complex protein NUP54, with translation MFGTPSSSPLFGTPSSAPSFGTPSTTPAFGAAFSAPAFGTPSSTPAFGTPSSTPAFGTPSSTPAFGAPSSTPAFWTPSSTSAFGTPSSTPAFGAAPSPSPSPFGFQQQATPSPSPFGFAGGGGGQITTQMAPVAPLPLSPSDRDIQAIVDAYKEDPGNPRYAFRHLLFSVTDPSQRVKPVAASDIMWAEAMGKLECMDSADRERLWPQLVQGFKDLSGRLKLQDEVLVSDTERLSMTHSNVKKLQRHFQADTYPWIQRLKHQELVIERRLLRIMRIVEALENRGCRVPLTKEEADLYERLIAITKQIKGTGGDLSRRTYNLLSVSRLLASTGGASGPTYIPSSAKVDEQSVTELLEALQQQTEAVAKLGNVLKRDTRDVEIVLSEVVDMAEDSVGRRVLKM, from the exons ATGTTCGGGACTCCCAGCTCATCCCCCCTCTTCGGGACGCCCTCCTCTGCGCCCTCCTTTGGAACTCCCTCCACCACCCCTGCCTTTGGTGCCGCTTTCTCCGCGCCGGCATTCGGCACGCCATCGTCCACCCCCGCCTTCGGCACCCCATCGTCTACTCCCGCGTTCGGTACGCCGTCCTCGACCCCGGCATTCGGCGCGCCCtcttccacgccggcgttTTGGACGCCCTCTTCGACCTCGGCGTTTGGCACGCCCTCATCGACGCCGGCGTTCGGAGCGGCGccatcgccatcgccgtcCCCGTTTGGGTTCCAGCAGCAGGCGACGCCGTCCCCTTCCCCTTTTGGGTTtgccggcgggggcggcgggcaGATAACCACCCAGATGGCCCCAGttgcgccgctgccgctctcCCCCTCCGACCGCGACATCCAG GCTATTGTGGATGCGTATAAGGAGGACCCAGGCAACCCTCGTTATGCTTTCAGG CATCTGTTGTTTAGCGTGACAGACCCTTCACAAAGGGTGAAGCCAGTAGCAGCATCTGAT ATCATGTGGGCAGAAGCGATGGGGAAGCTTGAGTGCATGGATAGTGCAGATAGGGAGAGGCTGTGGCCTCAACTTGTGCAGGGGTTTAAAGACCTGTCCGGTCGGCTTAAG cttcaaGATGAAGTTCTTGTTTCAGATACTGAAAGATTGAGCATGACCCACTCCAATGTCAAAAAG CTGCAAAGACATTTCCAAGCTGACACCTATCCGTGGATCCAACGGTTGAAACATCAAGAGCTGGTTATTGAGAGGCGCCTCCTAAGG ATCATGAGAATAGTGGAAGCGCTGGAGAATAGGGGCTGCCGTGTTCCATTAACGAAGGAAGAAGCTGATCTATATGAAAGATTGATTGCTATAACAAAACAG ATAAAAGGAACCGGTGGCGATCTTTCGAGGAGAACTTATAATCTTCTTTCAGTTTCACGCCTTCTTGCAAGCACCGGTGGAGCTAGTGGGCCCACCTATATCCCAAGTTCGGCGAAGGTAGATGAACAGAGTGTTACTGAACTTCTTGAG GCCTTGCAGCAACAAACGGAAGCAGTTGCCAAGTTGGGTAATGTGTTAAAAAGGGATACCAGGGATGTCGAAATCGTACTTTCAGAAGTGGTGGATATGGCAGAAGATAGTGTTGGGAGGAGGGTATTGAAGATGTAA
- the LOC100831161 gene encoding uncharacterized protein At4g15970, protein MTKSATSLLLGAALATAFFLFYTSVRRGLGEGPARSTPPRWTQEKVEDSVRAAAKKQAVAKWEEEEERKDVVSSGRDEQMPEQQIVMPATQQQEDKPQDLADLLQRASTADRTVLITALNEAWAAPGSFLDLFLESFQHGENTAYLVKHLLVVAMDKKAFDRCNAVHPFCYWFRVEGMDFASEQKYMKGDYLEMMWKRNRFQQTILELGYTFLFTDVDILWFRDPFPHISPTAQLVMSSDFFVGDPNSAGNYPNGGLLYVKSCEGSIGFYKHWQSSRARFPGMHEQYVFDKIVKEGVPAHLGTKVQFLDTSNFGGFCQHGKDLGKICTMHANCCVGLENKLFDLKNVLQDWKTYKARIAVGNTDYFSWRVPGRCIH, encoded by the exons ATGACGAAGTCGGCgacctccctcctcctcggcgcggCGCTCGCGACGGCCTTCTTCCTGTTCTACACCTCCGTGCGCCGCGGCCTCGGCGAGGGGCCGGCCAggtcgacgccgccgcggtgGACGCAGGAGAAGGTGGAGGATAGCGTCAGGGCTGCAGCTAAGAAGCAAGCGGTCGCCaagtgggaggaggaggaggagaggaaggatGTGGTTAGCAGCGGCAGAGACGAGCAAATGCCAGAGCAGCAGATTGTGATGCCTGCAACCCAGCAACAG GAGGACAAGCCTCAAGATCTTGCCGATCTGCTCCAGCGAGCGTCCACGGCAGACCGGACGGTCCTGATAACGGCGCTCAACGAGGCATGGGCAGCGCCGGGGTCATTCCTGGACCTGTTCCTGGAGAGCTTCCAGCACGGCGAGAACACGGCATACTTGGTGAAGCACCTGCTGGTTGTGGCCATGGACAAGAAGGCCTTCGACCGTTGCAACGCCGTGCACCCATTTTGCTACTGGTTCAGAGTGGAAGGCATGGACTTCGCCTCTGAGCAGAAGTACATGAAGGGCGACTACCTCGAGATGATGTGGAAGAGGAACAGGTTCCAGCAGACCATCCTTGAGCTAGGATACACCTTCCTTTTCACC GACGTGGACATCCTGTGGTTCCGGGACCCGTTCCCGCACATATCCCCGACGGCACAGCTTGTGATGTCATCGGACTTCTTTGTCGGTGACCCGAACTCGGCCGGGAATTACCCCAACGGTGGCCTGCTCTACGTCAAGTCCTGCGAAGGTTCCATCGGCTTCTACAAGCACTGGCAGTCGTCGCGGGCGCGGTTCCCAGGGATGCATGAGCAGTACGTGTTTGACAAGATCGTCAAGGAAGGAGTCCCCGCTCACCTTGGCACCAAGGTGCAGTTCCTGGACACCAGCAACTTCGGAGGCTTCTGCCAGCACGGCAAGGATCTGGGCAAGATCTGCACCATGCACGCCAACTGCTGTGTGGGGCTGGAGAACAAGCTGTTTGATCTCAAGAACGTGCTCCAGGATTGGAAGACCTACAAGGCGCGCATCGCCGTCGGGAACACGGATTACTTCTCCTGGAGGGTGCCCGGGAGGTGTATACATTAG
- the LOC104581278 gene encoding pentatricopeptide repeat-containing protein At1g71490, whose amino-acid sequence MSAAAAFLPPAPAVPTRPDQDDSLRCLLASLSTLTAARVLPFPLLAFSRLRRRLPAAASSDFLLRPIASLLHLHRSDLRLGVQLHGLSLSLGLSRHPLLLPRLLSLYSSQPYLLPFASSLAADATCPLPYNILISSCLRHGFPRHALAAYQQMARSAVLPDAFTYPSVLRACAEAGDLALGRAVHLHGLATGVGGHLFFQNALVSMYAKSGDLVAARKVFEGMAQKDVVSWNSMISAYVAVGQWVQAVELFERMRAEEAEVNSVTWNTIAGVYINTRDHRAAVGLIREMVSDGAAVDFVTLVIGSNACSRVGWLRLGKEIHGLAVRMNCDGVESVANALITMYARCKHMDSACLLFKMLACPGVVTWNTMIASFALSDEAEEASRLVHEMVGAGVQPNYVTVVTLLALCARVANLQHGQELHSHIVKNGFKGYRLLWNSLIDMYSKSGRLSVAQNVFDTMDDRDMISYTSMIAGYGMQGKGTIALRLFDQMIDSGIKPDHISMVTVLSACSHSGLVTEGEKLFDKMTSSYGIKPQMEHYSCMVDLYARSGLLEKAEGMLNESSSPPTSMMWAALVGACHDRGNIIIGERAARRLLEMKTENAGHYVLIANMYAAAGCWDELATVRKLMRDLGVTKAPGLAWVDLRNGFAPFLVGDRSNPLAPEIYEVLDELSEQMRNIGNCSDLDIVEELAD is encoded by the coding sequence AtgtccgccgcggcggcgttcTTACCACCGGCCCCGGCGGTGCCTACCAGACCCGACCAAGACGACTCCCTCCGCTGCCTCCTAGCCTCCCTCTCCACCCTCACGGCCGCCCGCGTCCTCCCCTTCCCTCTCCTCGCTTtctcccgcctccgccgccgcctccccgccgccgcctcttccgatttcctcctccgccccatCGCCtcgctcctccacctccaccgctCGGACCTCAGACTCGGCGTCCAGCTCCACGGGCTCTCGCTCTCCCTCGGCCTCTCCCGccaccctctcctcctcccccgcctcctctcgCTCTACTCCTCCCAGCCCTACCTTCTCCCCTTCGCCTCCTCCCTTGCCGCTGACGCAACGTGCCCCCTCCCCTACAACATCCTCATCTCCTCCTGCCTGCGCCACGGCTTCCCGCGCCACGCCCTCGCCGCCTACCAGCAAATGGCCAGGAGTGCCGTCCTCCCGGACGCCTTCACCTACCCATCCGTCCTCCGTGCCTGCGCAGAGGCTGGAGACCTAGCGCTGGGACGGGCGGTGCATCTGCACGGTCTAGCCACCGGGGTGGGAGGCCATTTGTTTTTCCAGAATGCGCTGGTGTCGATGTATGCAAAGAGCGGGGATCTCGTTGCTGCACGCAAGGTGTTCGAGGGAATGGCACAGAAAGATGTGGTATCATGGAACTCGATGATCTCAGCGTATGTGGCCGTCGGGCAATGGGTGCAGGCGGTGGAACTGTTTGAAAGGATgcgagcggaggaggcggaggtgaaTTCAGTGACGTGGAACACGATTGCCGGGGTATACATTAATACACGGGACCATAGGGCAGCTGTTGGGCTTATCCGGGAGATGGTAAGCGATGGTGCAGCAGTGGATTTCGTGACGTTGGTGATTGGGTCGAATGCTTGCTCACGGGTTGGCTGGTTGAGGCTCGGGAAGGAGATCCATGGGTTGGCAGTCCGCATGAACTGTGACGGGGTAGAAAGTGTAGCCAATGCACTTATCACGATGTACGCCAGGTGCAAGCATATGGACTCTGCCTGCTTGCTGTTTAAAATGCTTGCTTGCCCAGGTGTTGTGACATGGAATACAATGATAGCTAGTTTTGCTTTGTCAGATGAGGCAGAAGAGGCCTCTAGACTTGTTCATGAAATGGTCGGCGCAGGTGTACAGCCTAATTATGTTACTGTTGTAACCCTTCTTGCTCTCTGTGCCCGTGTTGCAAACCTGCAACATGGGCAGGAGCTTCACAGCCACATTGTTAAGAATGGATTCAAAGGGTATCGCTTGTTATGGAACTCTCTTATTGACATGTACTCCAAATCAGGGAGGCTCTCAGTAGCACAAAATGTCTTTGATACCATGGATGACCGTGATATGATATCGTACACTTCGATGATAGCAGGATATGGGATGCAAGGGAAAGGAACAATTGCACTACGGCTTTTTGACCAGATGATTGATAGTGGGATCAAGCCTGACCACATAAGCATGGTTACTGTACTCTCTGCTTGTAGTCACTCTGGACTTGTGACTGAAGGAGAAAAACTTTTTGACAAGATGACGAGTTCATATGGTATCAAGCCTCAGATGGAGCATTATTCTTGCATGGTTGATTTATATGCACGTTCTGGACTACTAGAAAAGGCAGAAGGAATGCTCAATGAGAGCTCTTCCCCTCCAACATCCATGATGTGGGCAGCACTAGTCGGGGCTTGTCATGACAGAGGCAACATAATAATTGGTGAAAGGGCAGCTAGGAGGCTCTTGGAGATGAAGACAGAGAATGCTGGGCACTATGTTCTGATTGCGAACATGTATGCAGCCGCAGGTTGCTGGGATGAGCTAGCAACAGTCAGGAAACTGATGCGAGACTTGGGTGTCACAAAAGCACCTGGGTTGGCATGGGTTGATCTTCGCAATGGGTTTGCCCCTTTTTTGGTTGGAGATAGGTCGAACCCTCTAGCACCAGAGATCTATGAGGTTTTGGATGAACTATCAGAGCAAATGAGGAATATCGGTAATTGCAGTGATCTAGACATAGTAGAGGAACTCGCAGATTAA